A window of the Gossypium hirsutum isolate 1008001.06 chromosome A03, Gossypium_hirsutum_v2.1, whole genome shotgun sequence genome harbors these coding sequences:
- the LOC107941239 gene encoding protein ROOT INITIATION DEFECTIVE 3 isoform X1, which produces MEMGEKMNKEALVVCSDKSTGIGITVWDLETGEQLLHIPTCAAAPHGLFCLRNQFIVASQSNRHGSFGGGSIFIWPLNKPQSPLRSYTLEAMGPISCTKGGLYIAGGAPSGNAYLWEVTSGRLLRTWHAHHKSLKCMVFSDDDSLLIFGCTDGIISVWSMISLVDVEDSGSSPSLLYYSSEHRSSITGLVTMSAGARSIFISSSLDGTCKVWELVSGRHLQTLVYPMSVTAIALHPIERLLFSGSVDGNIFVNVFDIGAVEDCFVTTEDQAFVLKVHNESITALTFSGFHLISASEDFTFCLWDTINRVVLRRFNNRKGAVTNMVVIKQSSLFPILNHQRVTHQFQVSLLQKYPQPSNPGKGMATFLSFPASHSKPPPTHFHGNNLLDHLISGSEQEEQTPAMLQTKLEKNIDDRLWVTSMTKHVMEISKHLQCRLLDMMQCRLLCNPYELDSSPKKKRHKIQSQNQTPTEQSQ; this is translated from the exons ATGGAGATGGGCGAAAAGATGAATAAGGAGGCATTAGTGGTTTGTAGTGATAAGAGTACGGGTATTGGGATAACCGTGTGGGACTTGGAAACTGGGGAACAACTCCTTCATATCCCCACCTGTGCTGCCGCTCCTCATGGGCTGTTTTGTTTGAGAAACCAGTTCATTGTAGCTTCTCAAAGCAACAGGCATGGCTCTTTTGGTGGTGGGTCTATCTTTATTTGGCCATTGAACAAG CCTCAGTCACCATTGCGGAGCTACACATTGGAGGCAATGGGCCCCATTTCTTGCACAAAAGGTGGCTTATATATTGCGGGTGGAGCTCCTTCCGGGAATGCTTATCTTTGGGAG GTTACCAGTGGAAGATTGCTGAGAACATGGCATGCTCATCATAAATCACTGAAGTGTATGGTCTTCTCTGATGATGATTCACTTCTTATTTTTGGTTGTACCGATGGAATCATCTCTGTTTGGTCTATGATTAG TTTGGTAGATGTGGAAGATTCTGGAAGCTCACCTTCTTTGCTCTATTACTCATCAGAACATAGATCTTCCATAACTGGGTTAGTAACTATGTCCGCTGGTGCACGTTCCATTTTCATATCAAGCTCTCTCGATGGAACATGCAAG GTTTGGGAACTAGTTTCTGGAAGGCATTTACAAACATTAGTTTATCCAATGTCAGTGACAGCCATCGCTCTTCATCCGATAGAGCGGCTCCTTTTTTCTGGTAGTGTAGATGGAAATATATTTGTTAATGTGTTTGACATTGGAGCAGTTGAGGATTGTTTCGTTACTACGGAAGATCAAGCATTTGTGCTAAAAGTACACAA TGAATCTATAACTGCATTGACTTTTAGCGGATTTCATCTGATATCTGCATCGGAGGATTTTACATTCTGCCTATGGGATACAATTAACCGGGTGGTCCTTAGAAGATTCAACAATAGAAAAG GTGCAGTGACTAATATGGTTGTGATTAAGCAGTCTTCATTGTTTCCCATCTTAAACCATCAAAGAGTTACTCATCAATTCCAGGTGTCTTTGCTCCAAAAGTATCCTCAGCCTTCCAACCCAGGGAAGGGGATGGCTACGTTCCTTTCTTTTCCAGCTTCCCACAGCAAGCCACCTCCCACTCATTTCCATGGAAACAATTTGCTAGACCATTTAATATCAGGTTCAgag CAAGAAGAACAAACACCTGCTATGCTGCAAACGAAATTGGAGAAAAACATAGATGATCGACTATGGGTAACAAGCATGACAAAGCATGTAATGGAGATAAGCAAGCATTTGCAATGTCGTTTGCTGGATATGATGCAGTGCCGGTTGCTATGCAACCCGTATGAGCTAGATTCATCCCCAAAGAAAAAAAGACACAAAATTCAGTCTCAAAATCAAACTCCTACGGAGCAATCTCAgtaa
- the LOC107941239 gene encoding protein ROOT INITIATION DEFECTIVE 3 isoform X2 yields MEMGEKMNKEALVVCSDKSTGIGITVWDLETGEQLLHIPTCAAAPHGLFCLRNQFIVASQSNRHGSFGGGSIFIWPLNKPQSPLRSYTLEAMGPISCTKGGLYIAGGAPSGNAYLWEVTSGRLLRTWHAHHKSLKCMVFSDDDSLLIFGCTDGIISVWSMISLVDVEDSGSSPSLLYYSSEHRSSITGLVTMSAGARSIFISSSLDGTCKVWELVSGRHLQTLVYPIESITALTFSGFHLISASEDFTFCLWDTINRVVLRRFNNRKGAVTNMVVIKQSSLFPILNHQRVTHQFQVSLLQKYPQPSNPGKGMATFLSFPASHSKPPPTHFHGNNLLDHLISGSEQEEQTPAMLQTKLEKNIDDRLWVTSMTKHVMEISKHLQCRLLDMMQCRLLCNPYELDSSPKKKRHKIQSQNQTPTEQSQ; encoded by the exons ATGGAGATGGGCGAAAAGATGAATAAGGAGGCATTAGTGGTTTGTAGTGATAAGAGTACGGGTATTGGGATAACCGTGTGGGACTTGGAAACTGGGGAACAACTCCTTCATATCCCCACCTGTGCTGCCGCTCCTCATGGGCTGTTTTGTTTGAGAAACCAGTTCATTGTAGCTTCTCAAAGCAACAGGCATGGCTCTTTTGGTGGTGGGTCTATCTTTATTTGGCCATTGAACAAG CCTCAGTCACCATTGCGGAGCTACACATTGGAGGCAATGGGCCCCATTTCTTGCACAAAAGGTGGCTTATATATTGCGGGTGGAGCTCCTTCCGGGAATGCTTATCTTTGGGAG GTTACCAGTGGAAGATTGCTGAGAACATGGCATGCTCATCATAAATCACTGAAGTGTATGGTCTTCTCTGATGATGATTCACTTCTTATTTTTGGTTGTACCGATGGAATCATCTCTGTTTGGTCTATGATTAG TTTGGTAGATGTGGAAGATTCTGGAAGCTCACCTTCTTTGCTCTATTACTCATCAGAACATAGATCTTCCATAACTGGGTTAGTAACTATGTCCGCTGGTGCACGTTCCATTTTCATATCAAGCTCTCTCGATGGAACATGCAAG GTTTGGGAACTAGTTTCTGGAAGGCATTTACAAACATTAGTTTATCCAAT TGAATCTATAACTGCATTGACTTTTAGCGGATTTCATCTGATATCTGCATCGGAGGATTTTACATTCTGCCTATGGGATACAATTAACCGGGTGGTCCTTAGAAGATTCAACAATAGAAAAG GTGCAGTGACTAATATGGTTGTGATTAAGCAGTCTTCATTGTTTCCCATCTTAAACCATCAAAGAGTTACTCATCAATTCCAGGTGTCTTTGCTCCAAAAGTATCCTCAGCCTTCCAACCCAGGGAAGGGGATGGCTACGTTCCTTTCTTTTCCAGCTTCCCACAGCAAGCCACCTCCCACTCATTTCCATGGAAACAATTTGCTAGACCATTTAATATCAGGTTCAgag CAAGAAGAACAAACACCTGCTATGCTGCAAACGAAATTGGAGAAAAACATAGATGATCGACTATGGGTAACAAGCATGACAAAGCATGTAATGGAGATAAGCAAGCATTTGCAATGTCGTTTGCTGGATATGATGCAGTGCCGGTTGCTATGCAACCCGTATGAGCTAGATTCATCCCCAAAGAAAAAAAGACACAAAATTCAGTCTCAAAATCAAACTCCTACGGAGCAATCTCAgtaa
- the LOC107941239 gene encoding protein ROOT INITIATION DEFECTIVE 3 isoform X3, whose protein sequence is MEMGEKMNKEALVVCSDKSTGIGITVWDLETGEQLLHIPTCAAAPHGLFCLRNQFIVASQSNRHGSFGGGSIFIWPLNKPQSPLRSYTLEAMGPISCTKGGLYIAGGAPSGNAYLWEVTSGRLLRTWHAHHKSLKCMVFSDDDSLLIFGCTDGIISVWSMISLVDVEDSGSSPSLLYYSSEHRSSITGLVTMSAGARSIFISSSLDGTCKVWELVSGRHLQTLVYPMSVTAIALHPIERLLFSGSVDGNIFVNVFDIGAVEDCFVTTEDQAFVLKVHNESITALTFSGFHLISASEDFTFCLWDTINRVVLRRFNNRKGAVTNMVVIKQSSLFPILNHQRVTHQFQVSLLQKYPQPSNPGKGMATFLSFPASHSKPPPTHFHGNNLLDHLISARRTNTCYAANEIGEKHR, encoded by the exons ATGGAGATGGGCGAAAAGATGAATAAGGAGGCATTAGTGGTTTGTAGTGATAAGAGTACGGGTATTGGGATAACCGTGTGGGACTTGGAAACTGGGGAACAACTCCTTCATATCCCCACCTGTGCTGCCGCTCCTCATGGGCTGTTTTGTTTGAGAAACCAGTTCATTGTAGCTTCTCAAAGCAACAGGCATGGCTCTTTTGGTGGTGGGTCTATCTTTATTTGGCCATTGAACAAG CCTCAGTCACCATTGCGGAGCTACACATTGGAGGCAATGGGCCCCATTTCTTGCACAAAAGGTGGCTTATATATTGCGGGTGGAGCTCCTTCCGGGAATGCTTATCTTTGGGAG GTTACCAGTGGAAGATTGCTGAGAACATGGCATGCTCATCATAAATCACTGAAGTGTATGGTCTTCTCTGATGATGATTCACTTCTTATTTTTGGTTGTACCGATGGAATCATCTCTGTTTGGTCTATGATTAG TTTGGTAGATGTGGAAGATTCTGGAAGCTCACCTTCTTTGCTCTATTACTCATCAGAACATAGATCTTCCATAACTGGGTTAGTAACTATGTCCGCTGGTGCACGTTCCATTTTCATATCAAGCTCTCTCGATGGAACATGCAAG GTTTGGGAACTAGTTTCTGGAAGGCATTTACAAACATTAGTTTATCCAATGTCAGTGACAGCCATCGCTCTTCATCCGATAGAGCGGCTCCTTTTTTCTGGTAGTGTAGATGGAAATATATTTGTTAATGTGTTTGACATTGGAGCAGTTGAGGATTGTTTCGTTACTACGGAAGATCAAGCATTTGTGCTAAAAGTACACAA TGAATCTATAACTGCATTGACTTTTAGCGGATTTCATCTGATATCTGCATCGGAGGATTTTACATTCTGCCTATGGGATACAATTAACCGGGTGGTCCTTAGAAGATTCAACAATAGAAAAG GTGCAGTGACTAATATGGTTGTGATTAAGCAGTCTTCATTGTTTCCCATCTTAAACCATCAAAGAGTTACTCATCAATTCCAGGTGTCTTTGCTCCAAAAGTATCCTCAGCCTTCCAACCCAGGGAAGGGGATGGCTACGTTCCTTTCTTTTCCAGCTTCCCACAGCAAGCCACCTCCCACTCATTTCCATGGAAACAATTTGCTAGACCATTTAATATCAG CAAGAAGAACAAACACCTGCTATGCTGCAAACGAAATTGGAGAAAAACATAGATGA